A section of the Roseovarius sp. W115 genome encodes:
- a CDS encoding DMT family transporter, whose amino-acid sequence MSSARFGVVLAWVAVLIYASSNSIVTLLTNIGAENLVYGRNAITFCNLLFLGSLISLIPMVFFFWRDWTRENLRKLTKSDWVFLTTSAFLSSALTPGLFFFALEHTTVTNVVLIGRIDPPLFLLAATFLLKEELDPWAFAGGIIALVGAVVMIALKEDSTSFSFGKGEIAAVLATLSFIASTLVTRIGLKGVPLGIFTIYRTALGTVVYFTWAMYLFGPHHFQDLFQPVVLKWIWVYAVIVIIVGQFAWNLGLKYAKSGDVALATSFSPLAAILIAMLLLGEDPGAGLIPGALVILLGIGVAQYGRWKRDMAEKQASQKSLELEGSVNFKGA is encoded by the coding sequence ATGTCAAGCGCCCGCTTTGGCGTCGTTTTGGCTTGGGTTGCTGTTCTTATCTACGCGTCATCCAATTCCATTGTGACTCTTCTCACGAATATTGGCGCAGAAAACCTGGTATATGGACGCAATGCGATCACGTTTTGCAATCTGCTTTTTCTTGGCTCGCTTATCTCGCTCATTCCTATGGTATTTTTCTTTTGGAGAGATTGGACGCGTGAGAATCTGCGCAAATTGACTAAGTCAGATTGGGTTTTTCTGACCACCTCCGCCTTTTTGTCCTCGGCTTTGACGCCTGGCCTGTTCTTCTTTGCCTTGGAGCATACGACGGTTACAAACGTCGTTCTCATTGGCCGAATTGATCCCCCCTTGTTTCTACTGGCGGCAACGTTCTTGTTGAAGGAAGAACTGGACCCTTGGGCGTTCGCGGGTGGCATCATCGCTCTGGTGGGCGCGGTCGTGATGATTGCGCTGAAGGAGGACAGCACCAGTTTCTCGTTTGGCAAAGGTGAAATTGCAGCGGTTCTTGCGACACTTTCTTTCATCGCGTCCACACTTGTGACACGCATTGGTCTCAAGGGGGTGCCGCTCGGAATATTCACAATCTATCGAACAGCGCTTGGAACCGTGGTTTACTTCACTTGGGCCATGTATCTATTTGGTCCGCATCATTTTCAGGATCTGTTCCAGCCAGTGGTTCTGAAGTGGATATGGGTTTACGCAGTTATCGTAATCATAGTTGGACAATTCGCCTGGAACCTCGGCCTAAAATACGCCAAGTCCGGGGATGTGGCGCTGGCAACATCATTCTCGCCACTGGCCGCCATTCTCATTGCAATGCTTCTTCTAGGCGAAGACCCCGGCGCCGGGCTCATTCCTGGTGCACTGGTCATTCTGCTGGGTATAGGTGTTGCTCAATACGGCCGTTGGAAACGCGATATGGCCGAAAAACAGGCGTCGCAAAAATCGCTCGAACTTGAAGGCAGCGTTAACTTTAAAGGGGCCTAG